The DNA sequence GCGATCGCCGAGCAGATCGCCCAGAACGCACCGCTGGGCGTGCAGGCGACGATCGAGTCCGCGCGCTACGCTCAGACGCACGGCGCGGCGGCGGCGCTCAAACGCCTGCGCAGCAGGCTGCTGCGCCTGCTGCTGAGCAAGGACGCGCGCCGTGGCGTCGCCGCCTTCAAGGCGCGCGAGCCAGCGCGTTTCGAGGGCAACTGACCCTCTCCCCACTGTGTGGGAAGACGGTCAGGGAGAGGGGCCTGCCCTGCCGTGCTAAAGTTTGGGCAGTCCCGGCACCGTGACGGAGGGGGTCCTGCCGTGCTGTTCGCACTCGAAGTCCTGTTCCTGCGCATCTATATGGTCATCTTCAAGGCGGTGACCGCGATCATGCCGTTCAAGTGGCCGCAGACCTTCGAGGGGCCGGGCTCCTCGATCGACCTGTGCCACCACATCGCCGCCCAGGGCCACAAGAAGGTCCTGATCGTTACCGACGAGATGCTGGCCAAGCTCGGCCTGCTCGACAACATGAAGGCGGAGCTGGAGAAGCGCGGCGTGGCCTGCGCGCTCTACGACAAGGTCAGGCCGGACCCGACCGTCGAGCAGATCGAGGCCGGCTACGAGCTGCTGAAGCAGCACGGCTGTGATGCGATCCTCGCGGTCGGCGGCGGTTCGTCCATCGATGCGGCCAAGATGATCGGCGCGCGCGCCAAGAACAACAAGCCGATCGTGAAGATGGCCGGCCTGTTCCGTGTGTTCTGGGGCATGCTGCCGCTGTACGCGGTACCGACCACCGCCGGCACCGGCTCGGAAGTGACCATCGCCGCGGTGGTGTCCGACCCGTCCCAGCAGCGCAAGCTGCCGGTGATGGACCTGAAGCTCATGCCGACCGCTGCCGCGCTCGACGGCGAGCTGATGACCGGCCTGCCACCGCCGATCACCGCTGCCACCGGCATGGATGCGCTGACGCATGCGGTCGAGGCCTATATCTCGCGCAACGCGCTCAGGCGCACCGACGAGAAGGCGGTCGAGGCCACCCAGCTGATCCTGCGCAACCTGCCCATCGCCTATCGCGATGGCAAGAACGTCGAGGCGCGGCAGAACATGGCGCGCGCCTCACATCTGGCCGGCATCGCCTTCACCCAGGCCGGCGTCGGCTACGTACACGCGATCGCGCATAACTTCGGCGCG is a window from the Nevskiales bacterium genome containing:
- a CDS encoding iron-containing alcohol dehydrogenase, with protein sequence MLFALEVLFLRIYMVIFKAVTAIMPFKWPQTFEGPGSSIDLCHHIAAQGHKKVLIVTDEMLAKLGLLDNMKAELEKRGVACALYDKVRPDPTVEQIEAGYELLKQHGCDAILAVGGGSSIDAAKMIGARAKNNKPIVKMAGLFRVFWGMLPLYAVPTTAGTGSEVTIAAVVSDPSQQRKLPVMDLKLMPTAAALDGELMTGLPPPITAATGMDALTHAVEAYISRNALRRTDEKAVEATQLILRNLPIAYRDGKNVEARQNMARASHLAGIAFTQAGVGYVHAIAHNFGARYHTPHGLANAIVMPYVLEYSKPACAPRLAMLARECGIGPPNGTDEQLADAFIAKIRELKQLFGIPEKLDKLRAEDIPAIAQAARAEARFTYAVPRYMDQAACENLIRQMLAV